The nucleotide sequence AACTGCCAGCCGACAGAGCTTCCACCTGGCCATGGGCAACCCTAGTGAGTTTTTTGTGGATGTCATGTAGGACTTTTTCTATCACTTGACCAGAGTTTTCTTGTACTATCTGTGTCTTGATTAATTCCTAGCATGTGAGTAGCCCTTCCCCCTCACATTTCTGTAACCAAGACTCACTTTTGCCATTCATTGGACACCATCAGGTCTAACATGTTTTTGTGACTTAACCCAGCCAAGGAGTTGTACCACCAGCAGTGCCTGATCTGACCCTCTTCATAGGGTTACAGGAGATTTTatataataaactttttttagggggggtgggggaaaagatacgtttttcttatactttttgatacttaaaaaagatatttttctcaAATGAAGTAGCCCTGTGACAATCCCTCCCCTTCGTCTTTGTCTTGACCCTAATGGTTGGAGAGTAGGAAAGAGTTGCGGTGTTGTGGGGACCCTATTTCCACCTGCCTTTAGAATTCAGGAGTCCCAAAGCAAGGGCTCCATAGCTGCCTATGTTGCTATTTATTTTAGACTTTTGTGTATAAAACCCTAAATAAAGCAATAGATGGGAATTTCCTATTGACTCTGGCCATTTTCTTGGTAACCCTAACCTTCAAGAAGGGAACGTCTCACACAAGATTTTCCATGTTGAATATCTTTACTTAGTCAAGGcagaaataaaagatttttaagcCCCTCCCTAGTAAGAGGAGATAAAGAGGCCTGGCCGCTTCAGGTCCCTCAAAGCCATCCCCTCTCTCAAGGGCCTGGCTAGTGTGAGGTAGAGATGAAATGAGAAACCTGGCTTTGGCCAAAGAAAAGGCACATGAAGGGTAGTGTGAAAAAGGTTGAGAGTGCTTAGAAGCCAAGGGGGTTGCTGGTAACCACACCTCCCTTTTCCACCATTGCCTGAGAGATACCCTTAAAGTTGCGAAAGAGCTGGTGCTGTTTGGGGTCTGAATACAGGCTGGCCATGGTCTCCTGGATCCGGGCTGCTGCCTAGAAGAAaacagatgaagagggaaagattaTTGTTCCTTCCCTAACCCCTGTTCTCTTGCAACCCTTAGCCCTCATATACCTCTATACACCAGGTGTCACAGAGCATCTTCTCGTGTTGGGCTGTGGGGTGGCCCTCACTCAGAGCTCGGGAGGCCCTGAAGTGTGAGAGAGGTGATAAGAAAGACAGAATGGAATAGGCCCACCTTACACCATGCTCCAGACTTGGCTGGCGTCTTCTTACCTGGAAAGTACCACCACCATGGCATAGAGGTCAATGGCGCTATCTGCCAATCGATGCAGGAGGAATTGCTCATCTGGAGAGGAGATAGAGGGAGTCTGTCTGGAAATATAAGGCACTTAGAGGAGATTGGGGGAATAGTCTTGGTGTCTTACTTACTGACAATCTCCTTCTTGTATTTTATCAACTTGGCCTCTACTACTCCAGCGAATTGTTCCAGAGCTCCTACTGCCTAGAGgcaagggaagatgggggtgagAGGGGTCCACACATACCCCCAATTACCCCAACGCTATCATCCCTCTACCTTAAGTCCCCTACTCACCAACTCACCACTCCGACTCAGATCTGGGTGGACGATCCCGCTCAGACTTAGGCCGCTGCCTAGACCTGCCCGGCTGGAGGAGGGATACCGTAAGGCAACTTAACTTCTCAAGTCCCTATCCTCCCCCTATTCCCTTCAGCCGCCTTTCACATCCTTACCGCCTGAACTGCTTCCCTGCCTCTCCTAGCAGAAGGCCAGCATTTCCAAAGGGATTTTTCAAAGCCTTACCAAGACCGGTGAGTTCCTTTCCCTTGTCCtgtttggggtggagggggaaatATAGTAACAGGACCCTCCGTTCAGACCACTCCACTGCCTCTTCTCCCCAAGTCTTCCGTCTCTCACCATACATCCCTGAAGGGCCACAAACAACCTCAGAATGTCATTTGTCCCTTCAAAGATCCGGAAGACACGAACATCTCGAAGCACCTTTTCCACACCTGGTTCCTAGAGGCAAGAAAATGGGGCACTGTCAGAATGCTGGGGCTGTTTCCTCCCACCCCTAGAACCACCTAATTTGTTCACAATCAGAGCCTGGTCATGGCTTCAGGCCATCTCCACCCATAGACCCCTATGGGATGAATCAAGGATGTCCACCTGCATAAAGCCCATGCCACCCATGATCTGGACACACTCATCGGTCACTGTCCACGCCGCTTCCTGAGagtagagagacaagagagacaggGTCAGAGCCAGTTATGCCCTACCCATGCCCATTTTATACCTTAGCCCTGCTAACACATCTTCCACACTTACCTCAGCCTCTGCATCCTAGCGgaccctcttttccctcccttccattgcTCTTCAACTGGCACATCTTGGGGACTCACCGAGCCAAAAATTTTGCTGATGGCTGCCTCTATCTGGAAGTCTTTAAATCCCTGGTCCATGTTGGCGCTCACCATATAAGCCATAGACTGAGACAATAAGGttggggatgggagagaagaggctagGTTTATCTCTGAAATCTCCCAAACCAAACAACATTTAACCCATCtattcctccccccaaaataaataaacccCATTTAGAAAAACACAAGTCTTTTCCATGTCTGGGGACAAGCCAAATTATAATTCCCCGGGGGGTAGTGGGCAATTTTAGACCCATATAAATAAGCATACCAGGGTTTATTGAGAATAGTACTTAACttccaaaagaagaaaaccaaggctcTAGTGAAAGGTATACCCCTCTTGGGTGCCTTTCTAACCCCGGAGAGGGTCACAGGGTCACCATCTTGTCAGTCTACACATCAGAATAACCAGAATACAAGTTTACAGAATCTGGGCCTCTCACCATTTCAAAAGCCTGTCTTAAATTCTTGTCCAGGGGGCTTTCCAAAACAGGAGGGGATCGATCCATGAAGGACAATCTCATCtacctttagcttctctatcctCAGCAAATCCAGTAATTCTTGGCATTAATGTAAGATGCTGGTCTAAGGGGTGGTTAAGGCTGGCTAGCCTACAGTGTCCCAGGAAGAGAAAAGGTAGATGCCCTGAAGTCTTTGATGGGGAGAGCCTCTCACCTCAGTCACATACTGTAGTACAGCCATCCGAGCCAGCTTCTCCTGGATCAACCCAAAGTTATGGATTTTATCCCCAAATTGGGTGCGATTGGCAGCATGGTCCACCTGGGGCAAAGACATGGTACACTAGAATCCCAGAGAACAATTACATATCCACACCCAAGATCATTAATCCCTGACCCAAGTCTCACCCTGACCCTTCTCTGGACCTATCCACTCTTATTCCTCCTAACCAGAAGATTACGGGATAAGATCTTAAGAACAGGCAAAAAGTCTCCCACTATGGAGGTCAGGGTGTACAGAGAcagttggtggcacagtagatagaatactggacctggagtcaggaagacctgaatttaaatttagcctcagatactcattagctttgtgaccccaggcaagtcagttaacgGGTCTGCaccagtttccttaactgtaaaatggagaccataatagcatctacctctcggTGTTcttaggaggatcaaatgggatgatacttgtaaaagtgcttagcacatcgCCTGGACACGGGGAGGCGCTAGAGAAATGCTTATTACTACCCTTTCCCCTTCATGCTAAAGTTGCATCCAGAGGGTCATACACAAGAAAGCTAGAGCTGGTTCTAAGCACTCGGACCCTTGAGGCAGGCCAGAATTGGGAGCAGAGGACCCATACAGGATAAGATTATCAGGAGGAGCCATTCAAATTAGGCCTAAAAGCAACATGTTGACAGActtgaagagacagaaaaacttGGCCAAACTGGCAGACCATGGATGCCTGGGAACTTACTGCTTTGGCAATGATGCTCTTCATGGTGCCAGCTAGGGCAGCAGCCATGCCAAACCTTCCATTGTTGAGGACATGCATTGCAACCTTGAAGCCACCTCCAAGTTCCCCCAGCACATTCTCTGTAGGAACCTGCACCCCATCAAAGTACACCTCTGCTGTGTTGGAAGCCTTGATTCCCATCTTCTTCTC is from Trichosurus vulpecula isolate mTriVul1 chromosome 7, mTriVul1.pri, whole genome shotgun sequence and encodes:
- the ACADVL gene encoding very long-chain specific acyl-CoA dehydrogenase, mitochondrial isoform X1 — its product is MQAAGRVRRVGLQMLRQGRASPQSRCSLQGTRVARHYTDRAPEESKSFAVGMFKGQLTTEQVFPFPSVLKEEQMQFLKELVGPVSRFFEEVNDPAKNDSLEKVEDSTMQGLKELGIFGLQVPSELGGVGLCNTQYARLVEIVGMHDLAVGIVLGAHQSIGFKGILLFGTDAQKKKYLPKLASGENLAAFCLTEPSSGSDAASIRMTAVPSSCGKYYTLNGSKLWISNGGLAEIFTVFAKTPLKDASSGVVKEKITAFVVERSFGGVTSGPGEKKMGIKASNTAEVYFDGVQVPTENVLGELGGGFKVAMHVLNNGRFGMAAALAGTMKSIIAKAVDHAANRTQFGDKIHNFGLIQEKLARMAVLQYVTESMAYMVSANMDQGFKDFQIEAAISKIFGSEAAWTVTDECVQIMGGMGFMQEPGVEKVLRDVRVFRIFEGTNDILRLFVALQGCMDKGKELTGLGKALKNPFGNAGLLLGEAGKQFRRRAGLGSGLSLSGIVHPDLSRSGELAVGALEQFAGVVEAKLIKYKKEIVNEQFLLHRLADSAIDLYAMVVVLSRASRALSEGHPTAQHEKMLCDTWCIEAAARIQETMASLYSDPKQHQLFRNFKGISQAMVEKGGVVTSNPLGF
- the ACADVL gene encoding very long-chain specific acyl-CoA dehydrogenase, mitochondrial isoform X2; protein product: MFKGQLTTEQVFPFPSVLKEEQMQFLKELVGPVSRFFEEVNDPAKNDSLEKVEDSTMQGLKELGIFGLQVPSELGGVGLCNTQYARLVEIVGMHDLAVGIVLGAHQSIGFKGILLFGTDAQKKKYLPKLASGENLAAFCLTEPSSGSDAASIRMTAVPSSCGKYYTLNGSKLWISNGGLAEIFTVFAKTPLKDASSGVVKEKITAFVVERSFGGVTSGPGEKKMGIKASNTAEVYFDGVQVPTENVLGELGGGFKVAMHVLNNGRFGMAAALAGTMKSIIAKAVDHAANRTQFGDKIHNFGLIQEKLARMAVLQYVTESMAYMVSANMDQGFKDFQIEAAISKIFGSEAAWTVTDECVQIMGGMGFMQEPGVEKVLRDVRVFRIFEGTNDILRLFVALQGCMDKGKELTGLGKALKNPFGNAGLLLGEAGKQFRRRAGLGSGLSLSGIVHPDLSRSGELAVGALEQFAGVVEAKLIKYKKEIVNEQFLLHRLADSAIDLYAMVVVLSRASRALSEGHPTAQHEKMLCDTWCIEAAARIQETMASLYSDPKQHQLFRNFKGISQAMVEKGGVVTSNPLGF